Proteins from a genomic interval of Arvicola amphibius chromosome 10, mArvAmp1.2, whole genome shotgun sequence:
- the Foxn4 gene encoding forkhead box protein N4 isoform X2, giving the protein MIESDIPPKTSGMIRSSGLSHHRSPQEYRLLPPMGDDGLPGDLQSLSWLTAVDVPRLQQMASGRVDLGSPSAPHPHPGALAGAANLNVGATPRPQLRGQAAMAPRGMLGLGPIGGNRASMNQFPIGGRSSSGLQEVPQLYSPATQLQFPLPLGSQQCPPAGVYNSPFAARSSYPQAHMAVHSSQEPHPKHYPKPIYSYSCLIAMALKSSKTGSLPVSEIYSFMKEHFPYFKTAPDGWKNSVRHNLSLNKCFEKVETKSSGSSRKGCLWALNLARIDRMEEEMHKWKRKDLAAIHRSMANPEELDKLISDRPEGCRRPGKPGEPEAPMLTHATTVAMAHSCLTISQLPPKPLMTLSLQSVPLHHQLQSQTHLAPDSPAPAQSPPLHALPSPGPLPQPAMGRPPGDFHNISTDMNMEVDALDPSIMDFALQGNLWEEVKEDSFSLETLGAFGDSPLGCDLGAPSLTPVSGSGDQSFPDVQVTGLYAAYSTPDSMAPAVATSAQYLGTPGNKPIALL; this is encoded by the exons ATGATAGAGAGTGACATTCCTCCCAAAACGTCAGGAATGATCAGAAGCTCGGGGCTCAGTCACCACCGCTCTCCGCAGGAATACAG GCTCCTGCCTCCCATGGGTGATGATGGCCTCCCCGGGGACCTTCAGTCGCTGTCCTGGCTCACAGCCGTGGATGTACCTCGACTGCAGCAGATGGCAAGCGGACGGGTAGACCTGGGCAGCCCCAGTGCACCACATCCACACCCAG GTGCCTTGGCTGGGGCAGCAAACCTGAATGTGGGTGCAACCCCACGTCCCCAGCTCCGGGGCCAAGCTGCCATGGCCCCCAGAGGCATGCTGGGTTTGGGCCCCATAGGTGGCAACAGAGCTAGC ATGAACCAGTTCCCCATAGGAGGCCGGTCATCGTCGGGCCTACAGGAAGTGCCACAGCTGTATTCTCCTGCCACCCAACTCCAGTTCCCTCTGCCCCTGGGGTCCCAGCAG TGCCCGCCTGCAGGCGTCTACAACTCTCCGTTCGCGGCGCGATCTTCTTACCCACAAGCCCACATGGCAGTACATTCATCTCAGGAGCCTCACCCCAAACACTACCCCAAACCTATCTACTCCTACAG ctgcctgatCGCCATGGCCTTGAAGAGCAGCAAGACGGGCAGCCTGCCGGTGAGCGAGATCTACAGCTTCATGAAGGAGCACTTCCCCTACTTCAAG ACAGCACCCGATGGCTGGAAGAATTCAGTACGGCACAACCTGTCACTGAACAAATGCTTTGAGAAGGTGGAGACCAAATCCAGTGGCTCGTCACGCAAGGGCTGCCTGTGGGCCCTGAACCTGGCGCGCATCgacaggatggaggaagagatgcACAAGTGGAAGAGGAAGGATCTCGCGGCCATCCACCGCAGCATGGCCAACCCGG AGGAGTTGGACAAGCTTATTTCAGACCGGCCGGAAGGCTGCCGGCGTCCTGGCAAACCCGGGGAACCTGAGGCCCCCATGCTGACTCACGCCACCACTGTGGCCATGGCCCACAGCTGCCTGACCATTTCCCAACTCCCACCAAAGCCACTGATGACCCTGTCCCTGCAGTCAGTCCCCCTGCACCACCAGCTCCAGTCACAGACCCACCTGGCCCCAGACTCGCCAGCACCAGCCCAGTCCCCACCGCTTCACGCCCTGCCCAGCCCAGGGCCTCTCCCCCAGCCAGCCATGGGTAGGCCTCCTGGAGACTTCCACAACATCAGCACCGACATGAACATGGAGGTGGATGCTCTGGACCCCAGCATCATGGACTTCGCTCTCCAGG GTAACCTTTGGGAAGAGGTGAAGGAAGACAGCTTTAGCCTGGAGACTCTGGGGGCCTTCGGAGACTCCCCACTTGGCTGTGACCTGGGGGCCCCAAGCCTGACTCCTGTCTCTGGCAGCGGCGACCAGTCCTTCCCCGATGTGCAGGTGACCGGTCTCTATGCTGCATACTCGACCCCAGACAGCATGGCGCCAGCAGTGGCCACCTCTGCTCAGTACCTGGGCACTCCAGGGAATAAACCCATAGCTCTGCTGTGA
- the Foxn4 gene encoding forkhead box protein N4 isoform X1, translating to MIESDIPPKTSGMIRSSGLSHHRSPQEYRLLPPMGDDGLPGDLQSLSWLTAVDVPRLQQMASGRVDLGSPSAPHPHPGALAGAANLNVGATPRPQLRGQAAMAPRGMLGLGPIGGNRASAEQMNQFPIGGRSSSGLQEVPQLYSPATQLQFPLPLGSQQCPPAGVYNSPFAARSSYPQAHMAVHSSQEPHPKHYPKPIYSYSCLIAMALKSSKTGSLPVSEIYSFMKEHFPYFKTAPDGWKNSVRHNLSLNKCFEKVETKSSGSSRKGCLWALNLARIDRMEEEMHKWKRKDLAAIHRSMANPEELDKLISDRPEGCRRPGKPGEPEAPMLTHATTVAMAHSCLTISQLPPKPLMTLSLQSVPLHHQLQSQTHLAPDSPAPAQSPPLHALPSPGPLPQPAMGRPPGDFHNISTDMNMEVDALDPSIMDFALQGNLWEEVKEDSFSLETLGAFGDSPLGCDLGAPSLTPVSGSGDQSFPDVQVTGLYAAYSTPDSMAPAVATSAQYLGTPGNKPIALL from the exons ATGATAGAGAGTGACATTCCTCCCAAAACGTCAGGAATGATCAGAAGCTCGGGGCTCAGTCACCACCGCTCTCCGCAGGAATACAG GCTCCTGCCTCCCATGGGTGATGATGGCCTCCCCGGGGACCTTCAGTCGCTGTCCTGGCTCACAGCCGTGGATGTACCTCGACTGCAGCAGATGGCAAGCGGACGGGTAGACCTGGGCAGCCCCAGTGCACCACATCCACACCCAG GTGCCTTGGCTGGGGCAGCAAACCTGAATGTGGGTGCAACCCCACGTCCCCAGCTCCGGGGCCAAGCTGCCATGGCCCCCAGAGGCATGCTGGGTTTGGGCCCCATAGGTGGCAACAGAGCTAGC GCTGAGCAGATGAACCAGTTCCCCATAGGAGGCCGGTCATCGTCGGGCCTACAGGAAGTGCCACAGCTGTATTCTCCTGCCACCCAACTCCAGTTCCCTCTGCCCCTGGGGTCCCAGCAG TGCCCGCCTGCAGGCGTCTACAACTCTCCGTTCGCGGCGCGATCTTCTTACCCACAAGCCCACATGGCAGTACATTCATCTCAGGAGCCTCACCCCAAACACTACCCCAAACCTATCTACTCCTACAG ctgcctgatCGCCATGGCCTTGAAGAGCAGCAAGACGGGCAGCCTGCCGGTGAGCGAGATCTACAGCTTCATGAAGGAGCACTTCCCCTACTTCAAG ACAGCACCCGATGGCTGGAAGAATTCAGTACGGCACAACCTGTCACTGAACAAATGCTTTGAGAAGGTGGAGACCAAATCCAGTGGCTCGTCACGCAAGGGCTGCCTGTGGGCCCTGAACCTGGCGCGCATCgacaggatggaggaagagatgcACAAGTGGAAGAGGAAGGATCTCGCGGCCATCCACCGCAGCATGGCCAACCCGG AGGAGTTGGACAAGCTTATTTCAGACCGGCCGGAAGGCTGCCGGCGTCCTGGCAAACCCGGGGAACCTGAGGCCCCCATGCTGACTCACGCCACCACTGTGGCCATGGCCCACAGCTGCCTGACCATTTCCCAACTCCCACCAAAGCCACTGATGACCCTGTCCCTGCAGTCAGTCCCCCTGCACCACCAGCTCCAGTCACAGACCCACCTGGCCCCAGACTCGCCAGCACCAGCCCAGTCCCCACCGCTTCACGCCCTGCCCAGCCCAGGGCCTCTCCCCCAGCCAGCCATGGGTAGGCCTCCTGGAGACTTCCACAACATCAGCACCGACATGAACATGGAGGTGGATGCTCTGGACCCCAGCATCATGGACTTCGCTCTCCAGG GTAACCTTTGGGAAGAGGTGAAGGAAGACAGCTTTAGCCTGGAGACTCTGGGGGCCTTCGGAGACTCCCCACTTGGCTGTGACCTGGGGGCCCCAAGCCTGACTCCTGTCTCTGGCAGCGGCGACCAGTCCTTCCCCGATGTGCAGGTGACCGGTCTCTATGCTGCATACTCGACCCCAGACAGCATGGCGCCAGCAGTGGCCACCTCTGCTCAGTACCTGGGCACTCCAGGGAATAAACCCATAGCTCTGCTGTGA